The Nocardioides salarius genome includes a region encoding these proteins:
- a CDS encoding DUF6174 domain-containing protein: MSPARAALSALALALLALAGCGDSEPGLAPDPASSTEPSPEPAPEPPQDPAQDPGGFAPTDYSYTLTLTCYCPDAGIPIRVTVADDEVVSAVYARGGGRSGAVAGDPVPLSRVVSLDEVIAAAETPDAHRVEVDWPEGQDHPTSVAVDPSERAVDEEYGYLVADVEVAEAPR; the protein is encoded by the coding sequence ATGAGTCCCGCCCGCGCCGCCCTGTCCGCGCTCGCCCTCGCCCTGCTGGCCCTGGCGGGCTGCGGCGACAGCGAGCCAGGCCTGGCCCCCGACCCCGCCTCGAGCACCGAGCCGAGCCCGGAGCCGGCCCCGGAGCCGCCCCAGGACCCCGCCCAGGACCCCGGGGGGTTCGCCCCGACCGACTACTCCTACACCTTGACGCTGACCTGCTACTGCCCCGACGCAGGAATCCCGATCCGGGTCACCGTCGCCGACGACGAGGTCGTCTCGGCGGTCTACGCCCGCGGCGGCGGGCGCAGCGGCGCGGTGGCCGGCGACCCGGTCCCGCTCTCGCGGGTCGTGAGCCTCGACGAGGTGATCGCGGCCGCCGAGACCCCCGACGCCCACCGCGTCGAGGTCGACTGGCCCGAGGGCCAGGACCACCCGACCTCGGTGGCCGTCGACCCCTCGGAGCGGGCGGTCGACGAGGAGTACGGCTACCTGGTCGCCGACGTCGAGGTGGCTGAGGCCCCTCGCTGA